A section of the Chryseobacterium scophthalmum genome encodes:
- a CDS encoding OsmC family protein, protein MAVIVKASLGTTKYYTEVVAGENHLITDEPIDKGGQNKGFNPFEILATSLASCTAATLRMYIDRKEWNVEKIDVEVELENFPLTKLAVFKRNISFEGEDLSEDQLKRLHTIADACPVHKILNNEIEIQTKFSSI, encoded by the coding sequence ATGGCTGTAATTGTAAAAGCAAGTTTAGGTACTACAAAATATTACACGGAAGTTGTAGCAGGTGAAAATCATCTGATTACTGACGAACCCATCGACAAAGGCGGACAAAACAAAGGATTTAATCCTTTTGAAATTCTCGCAACTTCTTTGGCAAGCTGTACTGCCGCCACACTTAGAATGTACATCGACAGAAAAGAGTGGAACGTTGAAAAAATTGATGTAGAAGTTGAGCTGGAAAATTTTCCTTTAACAAAATTGGCAGTTTTTAAAAGAAACATTAGTTTTGAAGGAGAAGATTTGAGCGAAGATCAGCTGAAAAGACTTCACACGATTGCAGATGCTTGTCCGGTACACAAAATATTAAATAACGAAATAGAAATTCAAACTAAATTTTCATCAATATGA
- the blaCPS gene encoding CPS family subclass B3 metallo-beta-lactamase has product MKNLTLLFLLCLSFFGTAQTVTEPKNNPAEWSKDYEPFKIVGNLYYVGTYDLASYLIVTDKGNILINTGLADSYSTIKKNIEKLGFKYKDIKILTLTQAHYDHMGAMAQIKKETGAKLYVDEKDATELKSGGKSDYEMGKYGVTFEPVHPDLLLKNNAKIKLGNTVLTLLHHPGHTKGSCSFLFETKEGNKNYKVLIANLPSIIIDHKFSDVKKYPTIQKDYGYTFEAMKKINFDVWVASHASQFDLHKKRKEGDPYNPKLFMDKENYFKRLKSLEEDYLEKVKEDSAKK; this is encoded by the coding sequence ATGAAAAACCTGACACTTTTATTTTTACTATGTCTATCTTTTTTTGGAACTGCGCAAACCGTAACAGAGCCTAAAAACAATCCGGCAGAATGGTCAAAAGATTATGAGCCTTTCAAAATTGTAGGCAATCTGTATTATGTCGGAACTTACGATCTTGCATCTTATCTCATTGTGACCGATAAAGGCAATATTTTGATCAACACAGGTTTGGCGGATTCTTATTCTACCATTAAAAAAAATATCGAAAAGCTAGGTTTTAAGTATAAAGACATCAAAATTCTTACCTTGACGCAGGCTCATTATGATCACATGGGAGCAATGGCTCAAATAAAAAAAGAGACCGGTGCAAAACTTTATGTCGACGAAAAAGATGCTACAGAACTTAAAAGTGGTGGAAAATCTGACTACGAAATGGGAAAATACGGAGTCACTTTCGAACCTGTACATCCTGATCTTCTTTTAAAAAACAATGCTAAAATCAAACTGGGGAATACGGTATTGACCTTACTTCATCATCCCGGTCACACAAAAGGATCTTGCAGTTTCTTATTTGAGACCAAAGAAGGAAATAAAAACTATAAAGTTCTGATCGCCAATTTACCTTCGATCATCATTGATCATAAATTTTCGGATGTAAAAAAATATCCTACGATTCAAAAAGATTATGGATATACTTTTGAAGCCATGAAAAAAATAAATTTCGATGTTTGGGTAGCTTCACATGCAAGTCAGTTTGATCTTCATAAAAAGCGAAAAGAAGGAGATCCTTACAACCCAAAATTGTTTATGGATAAAGAAAATTATTTTAAAAGACTTAAAAGTCTGGAGGAAGATTATCTGGAAAAAGTAAAAGAAGATTCAGCGAAAAAATAA
- a CDS encoding transketolase family protein, producing MKYTYTEKKDTRSGFGAGLAELADKNPNVVALCADLIGSLKMEKFIEKAPERFYQVGIAEANMMGLAAGLSITGKIPFTGTFANFSTSRVYDQIRQSIAYSDKNVKICASHAGLTLGEDGATHQVLEDIGMMKMLPGMTVINPCDYNQTKAATLAIADHHGPVYLRFGRPTVPVFIPEDMPFEIGKGILLQEGTDVTIVATGHLVWESLVAADELEKEGISCEVINIHTIKPLDEEIILKSVEKTGKIVTAEEHNYLGGLGESVAGMLARKRPTRQEFVAVNDTFGESATPAELMKKYKIDAAAVKEAVKRILA from the coding sequence ATGAAATATACATATACAGAAAAAAAAGATACACGTTCAGGTTTTGGGGCTGGTTTAGCTGAATTGGCTGATAAAAACCCAAATGTAGTTGCATTGTGTGCAGATCTTATCGGTTCTTTGAAAATGGAAAAATTCATCGAAAAAGCTCCTGAAAGATTTTACCAAGTTGGTATCGCAGAAGCAAACATGATGGGTCTTGCTGCAGGTTTAAGCATCACGGGAAAAATTCCTTTCACCGGAACTTTTGCTAACTTCTCTACATCAAGAGTATATGACCAAATTCGTCAGTCAATTGCATATTCAGATAAAAACGTTAAAATTTGTGCTTCTCACGCAGGTCTTACTTTAGGAGAAGACGGAGCAACACACCAGGTTTTAGAAGACATTGGTATGATGAAAATGCTTCCTGGAATGACGGTAATTAATCCTTGTGATTATAACCAGACAAAAGCTGCAACTCTTGCTATTGCAGACCACCACGGTCCTGTATATTTAAGATTTGGTAGACCAACTGTTCCTGTATTCATTCCGGAAGATATGCCTTTCGAAATCGGAAAAGGAATTCTTTTGCAAGAAGGAACTGATGTAACGATTGTTGCAACAGGTCACTTAGTTTGGGAATCTTTGGTTGCTGCAGATGAATTGGAGAAAGAAGGTATTTCTTGTGAAGTAATCAATATTCACACGATTAAGCCTTTAGACGAAGAAATCATCTTAAAATCTGTTGAAAAGACAGGTAAAATTGTAACTGCTGAAGAACATAACTACTTAGGTGGATTAGGTGAATCAGTTGCAGGAATGTTGGCAAGAAAAAGACCTACAAGACAGGAATTTGTTGCGGTAAATGATACTTTCGGAGAATCTGCTACACCAGCTGAATTAATGAAAAAATATAAAATTGACGCTGCTGCTGTAAAAGAAGCTGTGAAAAGAATTTTAGCATAA
- a CDS encoding sodium:solute symporter, with amino-acid sequence MNSGTILLLFVFVYFIGLLVISYFTSRNSDNQSFFIGNKKSKWWLVAFGMIGTSLSGVTFISVPGTVGKMTGSEYIFGGFEYYMMVIGFFIGYFIVAAVLLPLYYKMNLTSIYTYLGRRFNVEAHKIGSVFFIVSRAIGATARLYLVVNVLQIFLLEGLGVPFWVTASVLLLMVLLYTFEGGVKTIVITDTLQTSFMIISLIACIVYILSNLNLSFGEAYTILEQKNYTHFINFDPNSKTFFLKTILGGIFITIAMTGLDQEMMQKNISVDNLQNSKKNMLTFAGTLLFVNLAFLFLGGLLYLFALQNGAEYSQITNMVDGKEVVSNVFGFKDAAGNIKNVMGDDLFPSLSLQGHFPMIISVIFIIGLISALFPSADGALTAVTSSYCVDLLNLNEDKSKTEKEKKRLRMKVHLIFTVVFFILIMVFKAMNDKSIVYLIMEIAGYTYGPLLGLFAFGIFTKFKISKKYSILTVTLLAPVLTYIINMLVTNYTDYRIGVELIILNGLLTFIGLWLVKNKNYLKVV; translated from the coding sequence ATGAATTCCGGAACTATACTTTTGCTATTTGTTTTTGTTTATTTCATTGGTCTTTTGGTGATCTCTTATTTTACGAGCCGAAATTCTGACAACCAGTCTTTTTTCATCGGAAACAAAAAAAGTAAATGGTGGCTCGTTGCTTTCGGGATGATTGGTACCAGCTTAAGTGGAGTTACCTTTATTTCCGTTCCGGGAACGGTTGGTAAAATGACCGGAAGCGAATATATTTTCGGTGGTTTTGAATATTACATGATGGTGATCGGGTTTTTCATCGGGTATTTTATTGTGGCAGCGGTACTTCTTCCACTCTATTATAAGATGAATCTGACTTCAATTTACACCTACTTAGGCAGAAGATTCAATGTAGAAGCCCATAAGATCGGTTCTGTATTTTTTATCGTTTCAAGAGCAATCGGAGCAACCGCAAGATTATATTTGGTAGTCAATGTTTTACAGATCTTTTTATTGGAAGGTTTAGGCGTTCCGTTTTGGGTAACAGCTTCAGTACTTCTATTAATGGTGCTTTTATACACTTTTGAAGGTGGTGTAAAAACGATTGTAATTACCGATACATTGCAGACTTCATTTATGATTATCAGTTTGATAGCATGTATTGTTTACATTTTATCAAATTTAAATTTATCTTTTGGCGAAGCTTACACGATTTTAGAACAGAAAAATTATACTCATTTCATCAATTTTGATCCGAATTCCAAGACATTTTTCCTCAAAACTATTTTAGGTGGAATTTTTATCACTATTGCAATGACCGGATTGGATCAGGAAATGATGCAGAAAAATATTTCAGTTGACAATCTTCAGAATTCAAAGAAAAACATGCTGACTTTTGCGGGAACATTGCTTTTTGTAAATCTTGCATTTCTATTTTTAGGAGGTTTGCTTTATCTTTTTGCTTTACAAAATGGTGCAGAATATTCTCAAATCACGAATATGGTAGATGGAAAAGAAGTCGTTTCTAATGTTTTTGGGTTCAAAGATGCTGCTGGAAATATCAAAAATGTAATGGGTGACGATTTATTCCCATCTTTATCTCTTCAAGGGCATTTCCCGATGATCATTTCTGTCATCTTTATTATCGGATTGATTTCTGCTTTATTTCCTTCTGCGGATGGAGCTTTAACGGCGGTGACTAGTTCATATTGCGTTGACCTTTTAAATCTTAATGAAGACAAAAGCAAAACTGAAAAAGAGAAAAAACGCCTGAGAATGAAAGTTCATTTGATCTTTACCGTTGTTTTCTTTATTTTAATTATGGTTTTCAAAGCAATGAATGACAAGTCGATCGTTTATTTAATCATGGAAATCGCAGGTTACACTTACGGACCACTTTTAGGACTTTTTGCCTTCGGAATTTTCACCAAATTTAAAATTTCTAAAAAATATTCTATCTTAACGGTTACCCTTTTGGCGCCGGTTTTAACTTACATCATCAACATGTTGGTCACCAATTATACCGATTACAGAATTGGTGTAGAACTGATTATTCTGAACGGATTACTAACTTTCATTGGATTGTGGCTGGTGAAAAACAAGAATTATTTGAAAGTAGTTTAG
- a CDS encoding transketolase, protein MSKSIEELKSLTTQIRRDILRMVHAVNSGHPGGSLGCTEYFTALYGKVMNYNLPFTMEGKNEDHFYLSNGHISPVFYSTLARFDFFPVDELKTFRKLDSRLQGHPTTHEGLEGVRIASGSLGQGLSVALGVAQGKKLDGDTSLVYSLHGDGELQEGQIWEALMYAAANKVDNIISTIDYNGQQIDGSTENVLSLGNLHAKLESFGWTVLEEKNGNDLEAVIAILELAKTETGKGKPVVIILHTEMGAGVDFMMGTHAWHGKAPNDEQLDTAFKQLYLEAPADY, encoded by the coding sequence ATGAGTAAAAGTATTGAAGAGCTGAAATCTCTTACAACACAAATCAGAAGAGACATTTTAAGAATGGTTCACGCTGTAAATTCAGGGCATCCAGGTGGAAGTTTGGGCTGTACTGAGTACTTCACAGCATTATATGGTAAAGTAATGAACTACAATCTTCCTTTCACAATGGAAGGTAAAAATGAAGATCACTTCTATCTTTCAAACGGACATATTTCGCCGGTTTTCTATTCTACATTGGCTAGATTCGACTTCTTTCCTGTTGACGAATTGAAAACTTTCAGAAAATTAGATTCAAGATTGCAAGGTCACCCAACCACTCACGAAGGTTTGGAAGGAGTAAGAATTGCTTCAGGATCTCTAGGACAAGGTCTTTCTGTAGCTTTAGGTGTTGCACAGGGGAAAAAATTAGACGGTGATACCTCTTTAGTTTACTCTCTTCACGGAGACGGAGAATTGCAGGAAGGGCAAATCTGGGAAGCTTTGATGTATGCTGCAGCCAACAAAGTAGACAACATTATTTCTACCATCGATTACAATGGACAGCAAATTGATGGAAGCACAGAAAATGTACTTTCATTAGGAAATCTTCATGCAAAACTAGAATCTTTCGGTTGGACAGTTTTGGAAGAGAAAAACGGTAACGATCTTGAAGCGGTAATTGCAATTTTAGAATTGGCAAAAACTGAAACAGGAAAAGGAAAACCAGTGGTAATTATCCTTCATACAGAAATGGGAGCTGGTGTAGATTTCATGATGGGAACTCACGCTTGGCATGGAAAAGCTCCAAATGACGAGCAATTGGATACTGCTTTCAAACAATTGTACTTAGAAGCTCCAGCTGATTATTAA
- a CDS encoding GNAT family N-acetyltransferase, whose amino-acid sequence MIEVKQNNDEKHGSFEALIDGKRAGLMTYTWAGEDRFIIDHTEVEETYNGKGVGKEMLIKAVEFARENGKKIIPLCPFAKATFQKNEDLRDVL is encoded by the coding sequence ATGATAGAAGTAAAACAAAACAACGACGAAAAACACGGAAGCTTTGAAGCTTTGATTGACGGAAAAAGAGCAGGATTAATGACCTATACTTGGGCAGGTGAAGACCGATTCATCATCGATCACACCGAAGTTGAAGAAACTTACAACGGAAAAGGGGTAGGAAAAGAAATGCTGATAAAAGCGGTAGAATTTGCAAGAGAAAATGGTAAAAAGATTATTCCTCTTTGTCCGTTTGCAAAGGCGACTTTCCAGAAAAACGAAGACTTGCGTGACGTTTTATAA
- a CDS encoding Lrp/AsnC family transcriptional regulator, with translation MNYQLDEIDKKILDFLVENTRMPFTEIAKQMDVSAGTIHVRVKKMEDAGIILGSSLNLDYGKLDYHFTAFIGILLTKSNRTQEVLKELGTIPNVIEASVISGKYNIFCKVRAKNTNDAKRIIYQIDDIQDVMRTESMISMEEFLSDKNRLINAISI, from the coding sequence ATGAACTATCAACTGGACGAAATAGACAAGAAAATTCTTGATTTCTTAGTAGAAAACACAAGAATGCCTTTTACAGAAATTGCTAAGCAGATGGATGTTTCTGCGGGTACAATTCACGTAAGAGTGAAGAAAATGGAAGATGCAGGTATTATTTTAGGATCATCTCTTAATCTTGATTATGGTAAATTAGATTACCATTTCACAGCTTTTATCGGAATTCTTTTAACAAAATCAAACCGTACGCAAGAGGTTTTGAAAGAGTTAGGAACAATTCCAAACGTTATCGAAGCGAGTGTTATCTCTGGAAAATATAATATTTTCTGCAAGGTAAGAGCTAAAAATACAAACGACGCAAAAAGAATCATCTATCAGATTGACGATATTCAGGACGTAATGAGAACTGAATCTATGATCTCTATGGAAGAATTCTTAAGCGATAAAAACAGATTGATCAACGCAATCTCAATTTAA
- a CDS encoding NADPH-dependent FMN reductase, protein MKILAFAGSTSSTSINRELVKFVLKNFQEDDINLIDLNDFSMPVFSVDLEKKGFPDEAHNFLKQIEECDVIICSLAEHNRSYSAAFKNVFDWASRINVKVFQNKPMLLMSTSPGGYGGGNVMNTAKTFFPQFAADVKETFSLPKFYENFDLESGVIDPEMLKDLNNKIESFKNQIA, encoded by the coding sequence ATGAAAATATTAGCATTTGCAGGAAGTACTTCTTCCACATCCATCAACAGAGAGCTGGTAAAATTTGTTCTTAAAAACTTTCAGGAAGACGACATTAATTTAATTGATCTTAATGATTTCTCGATGCCTGTATTTTCTGTTGATCTTGAAAAGAAAGGTTTTCCGGATGAAGCGCATAACTTTTTAAAGCAAATTGAAGAATGTGATGTTATTATCTGTTCTTTAGCAGAGCATAACCGTTCTTATTCGGCAGCTTTCAAAAATGTATTCGACTGGGCTTCCAGAATCAATGTAAAAGTTTTCCAAAATAAACCGATGCTTTTGATGAGTACTTCACCGGGAGGTTATGGTGGCGGCAATGTCATGAATACAGCAAAAACATTTTTCCCACAATTTGCAGCAGATGTAAAGGAAACTTTTTCATTACCTAAATTTTACGAAAATTTCGATTTGGAAAGTGGTGTTATCGACCCTGAAATGCTGAAAGATTTAAATAATAAAATTGAGAGTTTTAAAAATCAGATTGCTTAA